In the genome of Desulfuromonas sp. DDH964, one region contains:
- a CDS encoding UvrD-helicase domain-containing protein yields MRVRDQSARLRALDPAQSFIVQAPAGSGKTELLTQRILSLLAVVEQPEEILAITFTRKAAGEMRHRLLQALESASLPAPGADHARQTWELAGKVMARDGARGWNLLDTPSRLAIQTIDSFNAGLARRMPWLSRFGGVPRVTDDPQRLYREAARRVLARVGGERSGAHAGARVLAYLDNRQERLERLLVSMLQRRDQWLRHLAGRSVDQERRGLEGALAAFVEEILALSESLLPGPLWEQLAPLARYAASNLEAERPLRRLAAVTDRPGAGAEDLPLWQGLADLLLTAKGDLRRRLDKSCGFPPGKADTAAAMKAAMQDCLDSDAMPGLASWLHRLRSLPAPLYGEEQWSILQDLVELLGLAAGELWLVFTASGETDFAEVALRALAGLSDGDAPSELLLRLDAGIRHLLVDEFQDTSYLQFRLLETLTEGWSPGDGRSLFLVGDPMQSIYRFREAEVGLFLRARREGVGTVPLEALHLETNFRSSASLVDWFNASFASIFPRFEEITRGAVTYSPAFSFATGKGEGAVTILPRQGRDDAAEGEEVVALTREALGRGERVAILVRARSHLGNILPLLRGAGIDYLAQDVDLLAERPLVRDLVSLTHALLHTGDRLAWLSVLRAPWCGLLLSDLARLVEGRAAATLPELLADPGRLETLSADGRERAGRVFAVLQRGRRQRGRLGLRRLVEGCWLALGGPACYPGGELEDAEQFFALLQRLDRGGDLETLEALAEALQRLYAAPDGKASGQLQVMTIHKAKGLEFDTVIIPGLGRKPGKDDPPLLAWLELPATGLLLAPIPAPGGEGDPIYKTIRDLEAERQTLEVVRLLYVAATRARERLYLLGHCEFDATGSARPPAGSLLESLWPAVAASFATHDLKLPVEVAAPNQPPAQSELRRLPATWALPDFESLPLPTASPIRPASGDDQVLQTAGLARRHAGTVLHAMLERIARDGLAAWDLKRIEGLEEELRHRLQRLGVTGADLKEAVHRVQAGMRSAVSGLHGRRILRSWPDAGCEVGLAGPALAGVVDRTFVDESGVRWVVDYKTSEPPPGENPDAFFAAEVDRYRSQLACYAQLFQGLEPERKIRAGLYFPLSDIWREVPV; encoded by the coding sequence ATGAGGGTAAGGGACCAATCTGCACGCCTGCGGGCCCTCGATCCCGCTCAATCTTTCATCGTTCAGGCGCCGGCCGGTTCCGGCAAGACCGAACTGCTTACGCAGCGCATCCTCTCCCTGCTGGCAGTCGTCGAACAGCCCGAAGAGATTCTCGCCATCACCTTTACCCGCAAGGCGGCGGGGGAAATGCGGCACCGGTTGCTGCAAGCTCTTGAGTCAGCCTCTTTGCCGGCGCCCGGAGCAGACCATGCGCGGCAGACCTGGGAACTCGCCGGAAAGGTCATGGCCCGGGATGGCGCTCGCGGCTGGAATCTTTTGGACACACCATCGCGGCTGGCGATCCAGACGATTGACAGTTTCAATGCCGGACTGGCGCGTCGCATGCCCTGGCTCTCCCGCTTTGGTGGCGTGCCGAGGGTGACCGATGATCCGCAGCGCCTCTACCGGGAGGCCGCCCGCCGGGTGCTGGCGCGGGTCGGCGGGGAGCGCAGCGGCGCCCATGCCGGGGCCCGGGTGCTGGCCTATCTTGACAACCGCCAGGAACGACTTGAACGATTGCTGGTCAGCATGTTGCAGCGACGGGACCAATGGCTCCGCCACCTCGCCGGTCGCAGTGTCGACCAGGAACGCCGCGGTCTGGAGGGAGCCCTGGCTGCCTTTGTCGAAGAAATCCTCGCTCTCAGCGAATCTCTCCTGCCCGGGCCCTTGTGGGAGCAACTGGCGCCGCTGGCCCGCTATGCCGCCAGTAATCTCGAAGCAGAGCGGCCCTTGCGGCGGTTGGCGGCCGTCACCGACCGGCCCGGTGCGGGCGCCGAAGATCTCCCTCTCTGGCAGGGACTTGCCGACCTGCTCCTTACGGCGAAGGGGGATTTGCGCCGACGGCTCGATAAAAGCTGCGGCTTTCCTCCGGGGAAAGCGGATACCGCGGCGGCAATGAAGGCGGCCATGCAGGACTGCCTCGATAGTGACGCTATGCCTGGACTCGCTTCCTGGCTGCATCGGCTGCGCAGCCTGCCAGCTCCCCTTTACGGCGAGGAGCAGTGGTCGATTCTCCAGGACCTGGTCGAGTTGCTCGGTCTGGCCGCTGGCGAACTCTGGCTTGTCTTTACCGCTTCCGGGGAAACCGACTTCGCCGAAGTGGCGCTGCGGGCGCTGGCAGGTTTGAGTGATGGCGATGCGCCGAGTGAACTGCTGCTGCGTCTCGATGCCGGCATCCGGCACCTGCTCGTCGACGAATTCCAGGACACCTCCTATCTCCAGTTCCGGTTGCTGGAGACCCTTACCGAAGGCTGGTCGCCCGGAGATGGCCGCTCCCTCTTCCTGGTCGGCGACCCGATGCAATCGATTTACCGTTTTCGCGAAGCGGAGGTCGGCCTGTTTCTCCGCGCCCGAAGGGAAGGGGTCGGTACCGTTCCCCTCGAAGCACTTCACCTCGAAACAAATTTTCGCTCCAGCGCGTCTCTCGTTGACTGGTTCAATGCCTCCTTCGCCAGCATCTTTCCGCGTTTTGAGGAGATTACCCGGGGCGCTGTCACCTATTCTCCGGCGTTTTCCTTCGCCACCGGGAAGGGAGAGGGTGCCGTCACCATCCTCCCCCGGCAGGGACGGGATGACGCCGCCGAAGGAGAAGAGGTGGTGGCGCTGACCCGGGAAGCCCTCGGGCGCGGGGAGCGGGTTGCGATCCTGGTCCGGGCGCGCAGCCACCTCGGCAACATCCTGCCGTTGCTGCGGGGAGCCGGCATTGACTACCTGGCCCAGGATGTCGACCTGCTTGCCGAACGTCCGCTGGTGCGCGACCTGGTTTCGCTGACCCATGCACTGCTCCACACTGGGGACCGTCTCGCCTGGCTCAGCGTTCTGCGCGCCCCCTGGTGCGGGTTGCTCCTCTCCGACCTCGCCCGGCTGGTCGAAGGGCGCGCGGCGGCGACCCTGCCCGAACTTCTCGCCGATCCCGGTCGGCTTGAGACCCTCTCCGCAGATGGCCGGGAGCGGGCCGGCCGGGTCTTCGCCGTGCTGCAACGGGGGCGGCGCCAGCGGGGACGCCTCGGGTTGCGGCGTCTGGTCGAGGGGTGCTGGCTCGCCCTTGGCGGGCCCGCCTGCTATCCCGGGGGCGAACTGGAGGATGCCGAACAGTTCTTTGCCCTGCTGCAGCGACTCGATCGGGGCGGCGATCTCGAAACCCTGGAGGCTCTTGCCGAGGCGCTGCAACGTCTCTATGCGGCCCCCGATGGCAAGGCGAGCGGTCAGTTGCAGGTGATGACCATTCACAAAGCCAAGGGGCTGGAATTCGATACGGTGATTATTCCAGGGCTGGGACGCAAGCCCGGCAAGGATGACCCGCCGCTCCTCGCCTGGCTGGAACTGCCGGCCACCGGCCTGCTGCTGGCGCCGATTCCCGCCCCCGGGGGGGAGGGAGACCCGATTTACAAAACCATTCGCGATCTCGAGGCGGAGCGCCAGACCCTGGAGGTTGTCCGTCTTCTCTACGTCGCCGCAACCAGGGCCAGGGAACGTCTCTACCTGCTCGGCCATTGTGAATTCGATGCAACGGGATCAGCACGTCCCCCTGCCGGCTCCCTGCTGGAGTCATTGTGGCCTGCGGTTGCCGCATCCTTTGCCACTCACGATTTGAAACTGCCGGTTGAAGTGGCCGCCCCGAACCAGCCCCCGGCACAATCGGAGCTGCGACGGCTGCCTGCCACCTGGGCTCTTCCTGACTTCGAGTCGCTGCCGCTGCCGACGGCAAGTCCGATCCGCCCCGCTTCCGGCGATGACCAGGTCCTGCAGACGGCCGGACTGGCGCGCAGGCATGCGGGGACGGTGCTGCATGCAATGCTTGAGAGAATTGCCCGCGATGGCCTTGCCGCCTGGGACCTGAAGCGAATCGAAGGGCTGGAAGAAGAGTTGCGCCACCGGTTACAGCGCCTGGGGGTGACCGGTGCCGACCTGAAGGAAGCGGTGCACCGCGTGCAGGCCGGCATGAGAAGCGCGGTCTCCGGTCTTCATGGCCGACGAATCCTCCGGTCGTGGCCCGACGCAGGGTGTGAGGTCGGCCTGGCAGGGCCGGCCCTGGCCGGGGTGGTGGACCGGACTTTCGTCGATGAGTCGGGAGTTCGCTGGGTGGTTGATTACAAGACCAGCGAACCGCCGCCGGGCGAGAACCCGGACGCTTTTTTTGCCGCCGAGGTTGACCGCTACCGATCCCAGCTGGCATGCTATGCTCAGTTGTTCCAGGGGCTTGAGCCGGAAAGAAAAATTCGCGCTGGCCTCTATTTCCCCCTTTCCGATATCTGGAGGGAAGTGCCGGTCTAG
- a CDS encoding MgtC/SapB family protein, with the protein MFLPETLAGSYQLAILVKLLLATLAGAILGVEREKHGRPAGLRTHLLVSLGACLMMIVSEAFPVKYAAFTVDSALRIDPARAAAQIISGIGFLGAGVILKEGISVRGLTTAASLWMAAGLGMAFGMGLVGPGAMGTFIALCSLIFLKKLEPFIKKDRYLFLTVVARQRAGILPELETIFGQHRLRIANIESDLDLDEGKVRFEFIITQHHRRIGQELTNAIGAVEGVQRIKFK; encoded by the coding sequence ATGTTTCTCCCCGAAACCCTGGCCGGAAGCTACCAGTTGGCAATTCTGGTCAAACTCCTGCTGGCAACCCTGGCTGGCGCGATCCTTGGCGTCGAACGGGAAAAACATGGGCGGCCGGCCGGATTGCGGACCCATCTGCTGGTTTCCCTCGGGGCCTGCCTGATGATGATCGTCTCCGAAGCCTTTCCGGTCAAGTACGCCGCCTTTACTGTCGACAGCGCGTTGCGGATCGACCCTGCGCGCGCCGCGGCGCAGATCATCTCCGGCATCGGTTTTCTGGGGGCGGGGGTGATCCTCAAGGAAGGCATCTCAGTACGGGGGCTGACCACGGCGGCCAGTCTATGGATGGCTGCCGGTCTGGGCATGGCCTTCGGTATGGGGCTGGTGGGACCAGGCGCCATGGGGACCTTTATTGCGCTCTGCTCCCTGATTTTTCTGAAGAAGCTCGAACCGTTCATCAAGAAGGACCGGTATCTCTTCCTTACCGTCGTTGCCCGGCAGCGGGCCGGGATTCTCCCGGAACTTGAAACAATTTTCGGTCAACACCGGCTGCGCATTGCCAATATCGAATCGGACCTGGACCTCGACGAGGGCAAAGTCCGCTTCGAGTTCATCATCACTCAGCACCACCGGCGCATCGGTCAGGAACTGACCAATGCCATTGGGGCGGTGGAAGGGGTGCAGCGGATCAAGTTCAAATAA
- a CDS encoding HAMP domain-containing protein: MFNKISVKVAVLVNLALLVIIAIGSLYIINQQSRSLEDQLLERGRIESITGAKLIGKVIEEAIDNGVFSVKEAFDKEYAPIPGFDPPKYHTSYDSYLDKAILAMQDEFLKDESVVFAVAVDSNGYLPTHNTRFQRPITGDQQKDLVGNRTKRIFNDPIGLKAARNTEEAFLQVYHRDTGETMWDISTPIYVKGNQWGGFRIGFSLEKTQQAKQELMIKLLTIMGVILVLSLVLVFVVVNRAMAPLVHFTRIAGELADGKVDQKIAATSKDEIGQLADVLERLRVSLKTAMDRLTRPR; the protein is encoded by the coding sequence ATGTTCAATAAAATCAGTGTCAAGGTTGCGGTCCTCGTCAACCTCGCCCTGCTGGTCATCATTGCCATCGGGTCGCTCTATATCATCAACCAGCAGAGCCGCAGCCTTGAGGACCAGTTGCTTGAGAGGGGACGCATCGAGTCGATTACCGGCGCCAAGCTGATCGGCAAGGTGATCGAAGAGGCGATCGACAACGGTGTTTTTTCGGTCAAGGAGGCATTTGACAAGGAATATGCGCCGATTCCGGGCTTTGATCCGCCCAAGTACCACACCAGCTACGACTCCTACCTCGACAAGGCGATTCTCGCCATGCAGGACGAGTTTCTCAAGGATGAGAGCGTGGTCTTCGCCGTGGCGGTCGACAGCAACGGCTATCTGCCAACCCACAACACCCGTTTCCAGCGCCCGATTACCGGTGACCAGCAGAAAGACCTGGTAGGGAACCGTACCAAACGAATCTTCAATGACCCGATCGGGCTCAAGGCGGCGCGCAATACGGAGGAAGCCTTCCTGCAGGTTTACCACCGCGATACCGGAGAAACGATGTGGGATATTTCAACTCCGATCTATGTCAAGGGGAACCAGTGGGGAGGGTTCCGTATCGGCTTCTCGCTGGAGAAGACCCAGCAGGCCAAGCAAGAGCTTATGATCAAGCTGCTGACCATCATGGGGGTAATCCTGGTTTTGTCCCTGGTCCTGGTCTTCGTGGTCGTCAACCGGGCCATGGCTCCTCTCGTCCATTTCACCCGGATTGCAGGAGAACTGGCGGACGGCAAGGTTGACCAGAAAATTGCCGCAACCAGTAAAGATGAGATTGGCCAGCTGGCTGATGTCCTCGAACGCCTGCGGGTCAGCCTTAAAACCGCCATGGACCGACTGACCCGACCCCGGTAA
- a CDS encoding chemotaxis protein → MLYRYLRVPVVASLVLSFFLATPLSCQAEEPLRGFDIKARHFAEDCRDEIQQQFKLLLTGGKLTVAQLFDTFYIPIPGTDPQKYHTQYDGMVDGILRPILDSYLEASKRFIFVVAVDRNGYLPTHNTRYSQPLTGDQAADAVHNRTKRLFNDRTGLAAARNLEPYLLQRYSRDTGEIMSDLSVPIFVEGQHWGALRIGYK, encoded by the coding sequence ATGCTTTACCGCTACCTGCGGGTTCCTGTCGTTGCCAGCCTTGTTCTTTCATTTTTCCTGGCCACACCCCTTTCTTGCCAGGCAGAAGAACCGTTGCGCGGCTTTGACATCAAGGCCAGGCATTTTGCCGAAGACTGCAGGGACGAGATCCAGCAACAGTTCAAACTGCTGCTGACGGGAGGCAAGCTGACCGTAGCCCAGCTCTTTGACACCTTTTACATTCCGATCCCCGGAACCGACCCCCAGAAATATCACACCCAGTACGACGGGATGGTCGATGGCATCCTGCGGCCGATCCTTGACAGCTATCTTGAGGCGAGCAAGCGCTTCATCTTTGTGGTCGCAGTCGATCGCAACGGCTACCTGCCAACCCACAACACCCGCTATTCACAGCCCCTGACCGGGGACCAGGCAGCCGATGCCGTTCACAACCGGACCAAGCGCCTTTTCAACGACCGTACCGGTCTCGCCGCAGCCCGCAACCTCGAGCCTTACTTGCTGCAGCGCTACAGCCGTGATACCGGTGAGATCATGAGCGACCTGTCGGTGCCGATCTTTGTTGAAGGGCAACACTGGGGCGCGCTGCGGATCGGCTACAAGTAA
- a CDS encoding response regulator — translation MKRILIVDDERSFLLSLRDGLAAHNPGLTILLAGNGREATEILHREKIDLLVTDLKLPVMDGFQLLAWVSRFRPQLPVIVMTAFGTPEIEARLSRMNSLIYLEKPLDFAVLVAAIDRSLSAEGRSYIRGITLATFLQLISMEKKTCSLKVRTGTRVGYLFIRQGRLIDAESTTAKGEDAALDIVTWDDTEIEMDTVCRVRDERITTSLEHLLMEAHRLRDERASDPTTSRGSPDAARRGPEVEAWLEALRGLLRSTPGVLEMVVLDNRNFVEFQYPDGCGLTRLELVSHLKQADALSPLLGGGVLRYLLFNTRSLVRYLFFSQGEKRVVAALKPGYRPLELLDRMERLPIF, via the coding sequence GTGAAACGTATCCTGATCGTCGATGATGAGCGGAGCTTTCTCCTCAGTCTCCGTGACGGCCTCGCAGCCCACAACCCGGGTCTGACAATCCTGCTGGCCGGCAACGGCCGGGAAGCAACGGAAATTCTTCATCGGGAGAAGATCGACCTGCTGGTTACCGACCTCAAGCTGCCGGTCATGGATGGTTTCCAGCTCCTGGCCTGGGTAAGCCGTTTTCGTCCCCAGCTCCCGGTCATCGTCATGACTGCCTTCGGCACGCCGGAAATCGAAGCCCGGCTGAGTCGGATGAACAGCCTAATCTACCTGGAAAAGCCCCTCGATTTCGCGGTTTTGGTTGCCGCCATCGACCGCTCTCTTAGCGCGGAGGGCCGCAGCTATATTCGCGGCATCACCCTGGCGACCTTCCTGCAACTCATCAGCATGGAGAAGAAAACCTGTTCCCTCAAGGTACGGACCGGAACGCGGGTTGGCTACCTCTTTATCCGCCAGGGGCGGCTGATCGATGCTGAATCGACAACCGCGAAGGGAGAAGATGCCGCTCTCGACATCGTTACCTGGGATGATACGGAAATTGAAATGGATACCGTCTGTCGCGTCCGGGACGAGCGGATCACCACCAGCCTCGAGCATCTGCTGATGGAAGCCCACCGACTCCGGGATGAACGCGCCAGTGACCCCACTACCAGCCGTGGATCACCCGACGCTGCCAGGCGAGGGCCGGAAGTGGAGGCATGGCTGGAGGCCCTGCGCGGTCTCTTGCGCTCCACTCCGGGGGTCCTCGAAATGGTGGTCCTCGACAATCGCAACTTCGTCGAATTCCAATATCCCGACGGTTGCGGGCTGACCAGGCTTGAGCTTGTCAGCCACCTCAAACAGGCCGATGCACTTTCCCCGCTTCTGGGCGGTGGAGTGCTCCGTTACCTGCTGTTCAACACGCGCAGCCTGGTTCGTTACCTCTTTTTCAGCCAGGGTGAGAAACGGGTCGTTGCCGCCCTCAAACCAGGGTACCGGCCACTGGAACTGCTTGACCGGATGGAAAGGCTCCCCATCTTTTGA
- a CDS encoding sensor histidine kinase, whose protein sequence is MRPLPWGRPPRPNDRLFPSPAKTGQESGLAPGTLDDILQVIDIGILTLDLGARQTGYRNAASFEILGDTEAPLGYPALHRLLIEPLRGEDGSIPLQGTAAQRHGDRILSLSLFRISPEGCCLFIRNITEKARLESIAQAVNTMDNIGFIFSGIRHEIGNPLNSIKVTMTVLRNNLENFSPAQIETYIDRTLGEIGRIEFLLRSLRNFSMFESVDCTIVDLNELLGDFIPLIERDLDKKGIELRCHLAPTPLLVRIDQRALHQVLLNLVTNAVDALAGEKENPHLVLTTYQRENLAQLIVRDNGCGMTEAQAKHLFQPFNTTKANGNGLGLVITRKLLALMTGSVEIHSREGVGTTVTVSLPLLATTAVPEQEREPEQGGAE, encoded by the coding sequence ATGAGGCCACTCCCCTGGGGGCGTCCCCCCCGCCCCAATGACAGACTTTTCCCTTCCCCGGCAAAAACCGGCCAGGAATCCGGGCTGGCGCCTGGCACCCTGGACGACATCCTGCAGGTGATTGACATCGGGATCTTGACCCTTGACCTCGGCGCACGCCAGACCGGCTACCGCAATGCAGCCTCCTTCGAAATCCTCGGCGACACCGAAGCTCCCCTTGGTTACCCTGCCCTGCACCGCCTCCTGATCGAGCCCCTGCGAGGTGAGGACGGTTCAATCCCCCTGCAGGGGACGGCAGCCCAGCGCCATGGCGACCGCATCCTCAGTCTCTCCCTCTTCCGAATTTCGCCGGAAGGCTGCTGTCTTTTTATTCGCAATATCACCGAAAAGGCGCGCCTGGAATCGATCGCCCAGGCCGTCAATACCATGGACAACATCGGGTTCATCTTTTCCGGAATTCGTCATGAAATCGGTAATCCCCTCAATTCCATCAAGGTCACAATGACGGTCCTGCGCAACAATCTGGAAAACTTTTCCCCGGCCCAAATTGAAACCTATATTGACCGAACCCTCGGTGAGATCGGGCGAATTGAGTTTCTGCTGCGATCATTGCGAAATTTCAGCATGTTTGAAAGTGTCGACTGCACCATTGTTGATCTTAATGAACTGCTGGGTGACTTCATTCCCCTGATCGAACGCGACCTTGACAAGAAAGGGATCGAACTACGCTGTCATCTGGCACCCACCCCTCTGCTGGTTCGGATTGACCAGCGGGCCCTGCACCAGGTTCTGCTAAACCTGGTAACCAACGCCGTCGATGCCCTTGCGGGTGAGAAGGAAAACCCACATCTGGTCCTGACCACCTACCAGCGTGAAAACCTGGCCCAGCTTATCGTTCGCGACAATGGTTGCGGCATGACGGAGGCCCAGGCCAAGCATCTCTTCCAGCCCTTTAACACCACCAAGGCCAACGGCAACGGCCTCGGCCTGGTGATTACCCGTAAACTCCTGGCGTTGATGACCGGGAGTGTGGAGATCCACAGCCGCGAGGGAGTCGGGACCACCGTTACGGTCTCTCTCCCCCTGCTGGCCACGACAGCCGTGCCGGAGCAGGAGAGGGAACCGGAGCAGGGAGGCGCGGAGTGA
- a CDS encoding AAA family ATPase, whose translation MYCEHFGLKEIPFSIVPDPRYLYLSSAHREAMAHLLFALRGEGCFALLTGEVGTGKTLVCRCLLEQLPEEVQVALIINPRLTVNELLITICDELGVSCPSDQAGTKGYVDRLNRYLLDAHGAGKTVVLIIDEAQNLSAEVLEQLRLLTNLETRSHKLLQVVLVGQPELRALLQRQDLRQLAQRITARYHLGPLGRNDLAAYLTHRLEVAGVRRPLFSAAGRRRLFRLSGGIPRLINIIADRALLGAYGQGRHQVNAALVSAAAREVGVLVAPRWLSRRLVGEIVLLLVVVCCWWWIEVRQPAEAVNPALTPMVAASPVSQQPPHAKSDPVADETWFSRTDAAGSSPQVAWTALLHLWGDPFPVSDATCQIPPESGFACLEGSATLETLRALDRPAILRLQSADGTDLFALLAGLDGDRAVLAMKDRVGFLSVARLQELWSGDFSLLWQPSTAPVAQLQAGSSGPAVEWLDACLALAGVPGREGDSKSDFDPALTGRVKQYQLRQGILPDGIVGPRTMILLTNLLAAPGPRLTDLFGKS comes from the coding sequence ATGTATTGCGAGCATTTTGGCCTGAAGGAAATTCCCTTTTCAATCGTGCCGGACCCGCGGTACCTCTATTTGAGTTCGGCTCATCGTGAGGCCATGGCTCATCTACTGTTCGCGCTGCGGGGGGAGGGTTGCTTTGCTTTGCTGACCGGTGAGGTCGGCACGGGGAAGACCCTGGTCTGTCGGTGCCTGCTTGAGCAGCTTCCCGAGGAGGTTCAGGTTGCGCTGATTATCAACCCGCGCCTGACCGTCAATGAGCTGCTGATCACTATCTGCGATGAGTTGGGGGTCTCCTGCCCGAGTGACCAGGCTGGTACCAAGGGGTATGTCGACCGCCTGAATCGCTATCTGCTCGATGCGCATGGTGCCGGCAAGACCGTTGTGCTGATCATCGATGAGGCGCAGAACCTTTCCGCCGAGGTGCTGGAGCAATTGCGCCTGTTGACCAACCTGGAGACCCGCAGTCACAAACTGTTGCAGGTTGTTCTTGTCGGTCAGCCCGAACTGCGGGCATTGCTGCAACGCCAGGATCTGCGCCAACTTGCCCAGCGGATTACCGCCCGCTACCACCTTGGTCCCCTTGGCCGGAACGATCTCGCTGCCTACCTCACCCATCGTCTTGAGGTTGCCGGCGTGCGCCGCCCGCTCTTTTCGGCGGCTGGTAGGCGACGACTCTTTCGATTGAGTGGCGGAATCCCGCGGTTGATCAATATCATCGCTGATCGTGCCCTGCTCGGTGCCTATGGCCAGGGCCGCCACCAGGTAAATGCCGCCCTGGTCTCTGCCGCGGCCCGGGAGGTTGGAGTCTTGGTTGCGCCGCGATGGCTCTCCCGCCGGCTGGTTGGCGAGATTGTGTTGTTGCTGGTGGTGGTCTGTTGCTGGTGGTGGATTGAAGTCCGGCAGCCAGCCGAGGCCGTCAATCCGGCGCTAACGCCGATGGTTGCTGCCAGCCCGGTTAGCCAGCAGCCGCCTCATGCCAAGAGCGACCCGGTTGCGGATGAAACCTGGTTTTCCAGAACCGACGCGGCCGGAAGCAGTCCCCAGGTGGCCTGGACCGCCTTGCTGCATCTTTGGGGGGACCCGTTTCCGGTTTCTGATGCGACTTGCCAAATCCCCCCGGAGAGCGGATTCGCCTGTCTTGAAGGAAGTGCCACTCTCGAGACCCTGCGCGCCCTCGACCGGCCTGCCATCCTGCGCCTGCAGAGTGCCGATGGAACCGACCTCTTCGCCTTGCTTGCCGGCCTGGATGGTGACCGTGCTGTTCTGGCGATGAAGGACCGGGTCGGTTTTCTTTCCGTAGCGCGGCTGCAGGAGTTGTGGTCCGGGGATTTTTCCCTGCTCTGGCAACCCTCGACTGCACCGGTCGCCCAGCTCCAGGCCGGAAGCTCGGGGCCTGCTGTCGAGTGGCTTGACGCTTGCCTTGCCCTGGCCGGGGTGCCGGGCCGGGAGGGGGATTCGAAATCGGACTTCGACCCGGCGTTGACCGGTCGGGTCAAGCAATATCAATTACGACAGGGGATTCTTCCTGACGGGATCGTCGGCCCACGCACCATGATTCTGTTGACCAATTTATTGGCGGCACCTGGGCCGCGATTGACCGACCTGTTCGGAAAGAGCTGA
- a CDS encoding general secretion pathway protein GspB: MSLILDALKKAEADRRQTQPPSPVTTFTAEAPPRSRRNWLLGLVILGGLGGAAILIWWLHPWASVVGSVEASKVTVQPPSISQFQEKEPAAPPKVIPPPVLPVTAPKPEPDPPLVTPSSSKPAVAVTPKRVPSLRELAPADRVRLPEINLQLHFYTADPARRLVRINGTNLHEGEEGGGLHVIQIRPADVVLGVGGVEFSLPAGRP; encoded by the coding sequence ATGTCGCTGATTCTTGATGCACTGAAAAAGGCTGAGGCAGATCGCCGCCAGACCCAGCCGCCATCACCTGTCACCACTTTTACGGCCGAGGCGCCGCCACGGTCAAGGCGGAACTGGCTGCTTGGATTGGTAATTCTCGGCGGATTGGGGGGCGCCGCTATTCTGATCTGGTGGTTACATCCCTGGGCTTCTGTGGTTGGCTCGGTCGAGGCCTCCAAGGTTACTGTTCAGCCCCCCTCGATCAGCCAGTTCCAGGAAAAGGAACCCGCTGCTCCGCCCAAAGTAATCCCCCCCCCGGTTCTGCCGGTTACGGCGCCGAAGCCTGAACCTGATCCACCCCTTGTTACACCATCGTCGTCGAAACCCGCGGTAGCCGTAACACCGAAAAGGGTTCCATCGCTTCGGGAACTGGCCCCGGCCGATCGGGTCCGGCTGCCGGAGATCAATCTCCAGCTCCACTTTTATACTGCGGACCCTGCCCGGCGCCTGGTGCGCATTAACGGGACCAATCTGCACGAAGGGGAGGAGGGGGGCGGCCTGCACGTCATCCAGATCCGTCCTGCCGATGTGGTCCTTGGTGTCGGTGGGGTGGAGTTCTCCTTGCCCGCAGGAAGGCCTTGA